Part of the Engystomops pustulosus chromosome 4, aEngPut4.maternal, whole genome shotgun sequence genome is shown below.
CTCTGAAAACAGTgccagttagggtttttcaggacTGTCGCAACATGGAATTTTTGGATGTGGGATACAATCGGCTCAGGAGTTTGTCTCGCAATGCCTTTGCTGGCCTCCTGAAGCTGAAGGAGCTCCACTTGGAGCATAACCAGTTCTCTAAGGTGAACTTTGCTCACTTTCCTCGTCTATCCAACCTGCATTCTCTATATCTGCAATGGAATAGGATCAGGTCCATTAGCCAAGGATTAACTTGGACTTGGAGTGCTCTGCACAACCTTGACCTATCGGGGAATGACATACAGAACATTGAACCTGGCACCTTCCAATGTCTCCCTAATCTACAAAAGCTCAATCTGGATTCCAACAAACTCACCAATGTCACCCAGGAAACCATAAACGCTTGGATATCTCTAACCTCTATTACGTTATCTGGAAACATGTGGGAATGCAGCAAAACCATATGTCCTCTGGTCTTCTGGCTTAAAAACTTTAAGGGAAACAAAGAGAGCACCATGATCTGTGCCGGCCCCAAACACATCCAAGGTGAGAAGGTTATCGATGCCGTGGAAACATACAATATCTGCAATGAAACCCCTGTCTTGGTGACCGAAAGAGCTTACCAGACAACCAAGGCTCCCCCCAAGCCACAATTTGTACCTAAGCCTACAGTGTTCAAGTTGGTGAGCGTACCTCCAACTACTTTCACACCTAGCCCTTCTCCTGGCCTTCAAACACCAATGGCAGAGCAAGAATATGAGCATGTTTCCTTCCATAAGATCATAGCTGGGAGCGTGGCACTTTTCCTGTCCGTGGCCATGATCTTATTAGTCATCTATGTATCATGGAAAAGGTATCCAGCCAGCATGAAGCAACTGCAGCAAAACTCCATGATGAAGAGAAGGCGGAAAAAGGCCAGAGAGTCCGAAAGACAAATAAGCTCTCCGTTACAGGAGTACTACGTGGACTACAAACCTTCCAACACAGAGCCCATGGATGTATTGGTTAATGGATcaggaccctgtacatatacaATCTCTGGCTCCCGGGAATGTGAGGTATGAAAACAATGAAAACCTTGAAATAAtactaaacatttttttgctgctgTTAAAAAGTCGAGGTAAAATCTGTGACATTTGAGATGTTCCCGATCTCTGAGATGAGTTACCAGGCTtgatagtttaaaaaaataattaaaaaaaaaaaacttctgaatattttttatacattttattgttaTCTTTGGTGGGTTTTTGGAATCCACTTTGGTGTCAGGTTGGTTTACAATGAATGCAGCAGGAAAAAGGTTTTTGTTTTTaagttatttctttttttttttttccccgggaGCTGGGAAAAAAACGTGAAAGAAGTCCGTTCAAGGATGAGATATGAATAAGCCTTTTTCCGATGGCAGGAGAGAGATTGCTTGCCAAGTGGGGCAGATAGGGACAAAACCCTAGAGATCCCTTAATGAAAAGGGGCATTCTGTGCCTGGTGTGTGATTTGTTGGCCGTTATCGCTCGGTTTTTTTATGGACTAATGAAAGGATTTATCTAAtaaccatacaaaaaaaaaaaacatatggaattattaaaaaaaaaaaaaaatcacaatacaaAACATACAATTTTGTGGTCTGGAAATCAAGAGGAGCTAAAGCCAAAGATTACAACCCCCCCTTAATTTGTTTCTTGTTTCATggacacggaaaaaaaaaaaaaaaaacattaaaacaaaaaGCTCTTGTTTGCTTTTACTAACATTTTGATACATTACATATGATTTGCCTTACGGAGAGATTAAGACCGCCTTACTTCCAGATGATTGACAGTCTCCAATCCTCTATGTTTGTAAACTGGTTAATACATGAGGACCAATGCTAAAGTTAACCCTTTATCGAAACTCAGACAAaacagcaatgtttttttttttttttttttttttttttgcttcctacaattttttttttatttgtatcaaattGGAGACAACTAAATCCATGGATATTCATCTGGCTGCAGAGGTTACACAAAATCCTTTCAGTATTCCACGCCTGATTgctcagggaggctgagctggtTTAACCCTTTCGGTGGCGAGGGGGTTAACGGCAGCTTGgcgtattctgtgtgtatttctttattattttcatgCTGGTGGTAGGGAGGGGGTCGACTTGGATATTGAAAAAtgactagtttttttttttaatatgtattttAATATGTGATAACACTTACAATGCAAATGATGGTATTTTGTGTATGTCGAAAAAACAATGGACCTCTACGGTAATAGCGATGAATGTGTATTCAAAGTAAGGGGCACAGCTTGGGCATTCACTTGGCATTATGTTGGCAGCCTGAACCCCTCTATGTTGAGTTCACTGGACGCCCCCTGTTGGTGGGATGCCACGTTCTGCCAAGCGATCAGCTGGTAGTATGTCGCCCTTCCTCCGTGTTATCTGCTTGGCTGCTGTTCCAATACTGGCAGTGCTCATGTACAATATGTCAAATTCCACATGTTGAACTTGATTCATGTGACAGAAGTCTCTttccggaaaaaaaaaagaaaacctgatCAAACAATCCCGTGTTATGTCTTCCTTTGGTTGGTGGGTTCGGAATAAGATGCAGCCACAGGGCGTAGAGAGCAGAGATGGGAGCGTAAAGTTGACTAAGCAGCGACTGGATGCACAACAAGAGGGAGCAGCAAGCCACATGTTGGCATTAGAGTGTGTGTAGAGACATTcatagcagagctgagcttgtcGTTGGCTCAATGTATTTATCCATAGACCTAATTGTAAGGCATTggcaaaggaaatcttccatcaaagtccatcatgataaaccagggacagttactcattgatcaagacagtgtaacagcctgtgaagccgagGGGCTAGAGTAGTcccttgggctcattagcatgaaaagttgattttagaaggaaggaggccatggataacacacagtcccagtgcctggatctatgagtaagtgtccctggtttatcatgatggatttttaaggTAAATTTCCTGTAAGTCTGTAGGAGTTAAAGGAATGAGATATGGTGATGTTTATGTAATTAAATTACGCTTATCATTCATTTTTTAGTCCAATGTAAAATCAATGTCATATCACAAGCTATAcc
Proteins encoded:
- the LRRTM4 gene encoding leucine-rich repeat transmembrane neuronal protein 4 isoform X3; the encoded protein is MGCQPMNQLKGMSLSLVLLPVLFIVIVVGAQKACPKNCRCDGKIVYCESHAFRDIPQNISGGSQGLSLRYNSIQKLKSNQFSGLNQLVWLYLDHNYISSVDEDAFQGIRRLKELILSSNKINNLANATFHPVPNLRNLDLSYNKLQMLQSEQFKGLRKLLSLHLRSNSLKTVPVRVFQDCRNMEFLDVGYNRLRSLSRNAFAGLLKLKELHLEHNQFSKVNFAHFPRLSNLHSLYLQWNRIRSISQGLTWTWSALHNLDLSGNDIQNIEPGTFQCLPNLQKLNLDSNKLTNVTQETINAWISLTSITLSGNMWECSKTICPLVFWLKNFKGNKESTMICAGPKHIQGEKVIDAVETYNICNETPVLVTERAYQTTKAPPKPQFVPKPTVFKLVSVPPTTFTPSPSPGLQTPMAEQEYEHVSFHKIIAGSVALFLSVAMILLVIYVSWKRYPASMKQLQQNSMMKRRRKKARESERQISSPLQEYYVDYKPSNTEPMDVLVNGSGPCTYTISGSRECEARYSQVSTVQASLC
- the LRRTM4 gene encoding leucine-rich repeat transmembrane neuronal protein 4 isoform X1, with protein sequence MGCQPMNQLKGMSLSLVLLPVLFIVIVVGAQKACPKNCRCDGKIVYCESHAFRDIPQNISGGSQGLSLRYNSIQKLKSNQFSGLNQLVWLYLDHNYISSVDEDAFQGIRRLKELILSSNKINNLANATFHPVPNLRNLDLSYNKLQMLQSEQFKGLRKLLSLHLRSNSLKTVPVRVFQDCRNMEFLDVGYNRLRSLSRNAFAGLLKLKELHLEHNQFSKVNFAHFPRLSNLHSLYLQWNRIRSISQGLTWTWSALHNLDLSGNDIQNIEPGTFQCLPNLQKLNLDSNKLTNVTQETINAWISLTSITLSGNMWECSKTICPLVFWLKNFKGNKESTMICAGPKHIQGEKVIDAVETYNICNETPVLVTERAYQTTKAPPKPQFVPKPTVFKLVSVPPTTFTPSPSPGLQTPMAEQEYEHVSFHKIIAGSVALFLSVAMILLVIYVSWKRYPASMKQLQQNSMMKRRRKKARESERQISSPLQEYYVDYKPSNTEPMDVLVNGSGPCTYTISGSRECEIPRHIKTLPYYSYDPPMVGYCQTHKTLLVNKGYDGTSREQRETTNLELSRDQSYISTIARSAAPAIYIERIPNQ
- the LRRTM4 gene encoding leucine-rich repeat transmembrane neuronal protein 4 isoform X2, with protein sequence MNQLKGMSLSLVLLPVLFIVIVVGAQKACPKNCRCDGKIVYCESHAFRDIPQNISGGSQGLSLRYNSIQKLKSNQFSGLNQLVWLYLDHNYISSVDEDAFQGIRRLKELILSSNKINNLANATFHPVPNLRNLDLSYNKLQMLQSEQFKGLRKLLSLHLRSNSLKTVPVRVFQDCRNMEFLDVGYNRLRSLSRNAFAGLLKLKELHLEHNQFSKVNFAHFPRLSNLHSLYLQWNRIRSISQGLTWTWSALHNLDLSGNDIQNIEPGTFQCLPNLQKLNLDSNKLTNVTQETINAWISLTSITLSGNMWECSKTICPLVFWLKNFKGNKESTMICAGPKHIQGEKVIDAVETYNICNETPVLVTERAYQTTKAPPKPQFVPKPTVFKLVSVPPTTFTPSPSPGLQTPMAEQEYEHVSFHKIIAGSVALFLSVAMILLVIYVSWKRYPASMKQLQQNSMMKRRRKKARESERQISSPLQEYYVDYKPSNTEPMDVLVNGSGPCTYTISGSRECEIPRHIKTLPYYSYDPPMVGYCQTHKTLLVNKGYDGTSREQRETTNLELSRDQSYISTIARSAAPAIYIERIPNQ